The following are encoded together in the Arcticibacterium luteifluviistationis genome:
- a CDS encoding ATP-dependent zinc protease family protein, producing MKIIGRKERADLPALALFNIEVKVDTGAYTSSLHCESIIEIDGGISCQFLNLMNANSSVESIVFTDFGKRKVKSSNGIEEERYSIWTKICLGEDIFDIELTLTNRSEMRTPLLLGRKFIRKKYLVDVAKKEILKK from the coding sequence TTGAAAATTATTGGAAGAAAAGAGCGAGCAGACCTACCAGCTTTGGCTTTGTTTAATATAGAAGTTAAGGTGGATACTGGTGCATATACATCTAGCTTGCATTGTGAAAGCATTATAGAAATAGATGGCGGTATTTCTTGTCAATTTCTTAACTTAATGAATGCTAATTCGTCTGTAGAAAGCATCGTTTTCACTGACTTTGGTAAAAGAAAGGTCAAAAGTTCAAACGGAATTGAAGAGGAACGCTATTCAATTTGGACAAAAATCTGCCTGGGAGAGGATATTTTTGATATTGAGCTCACGCTTACAAATAGAAGTGAGATGAGAACTCCACTGCTGCTGGGCAGAAAATTTATTAGAAAAAAGTATTTAGTGGATGTCGCTAAAAAAGAGATATTAAAGAAATGA